ACCAGGCGTCCGGCGGCATCGTGGATCGCTCCCTGCGCCGAACTGCCGGGATGCACTCCGGCAAACACCAGTCCCCGCACCGGCACGCGGCCCGTCGAGGTTTCGTAGTAAATGCCGTCGAGCTTCAAGGTGCCGCCCGCCACGCCCCGGCCGCTGCCCAGATGGCTGGATTCGAAGATCGCCGTGGCTTCGCCCATCGTGTGCAGTTGATGACTCCGGCACCCCACCATGGCGAGGCCCGCCCATTCCAGCACCAGTCCAATTACAAATGCCCTTTTCATCTCAAGCTTGCTTCAGTTCCCGGTGACGCCCGGCTGCATTTCCGCCGCGAGTTGCGGGACCACCTTGGGCAGTTCCTGCAAAACCAGGTCCGCCATTGCGCGGGCCCCGTGTTCGTTGAAGTGTGTCTTGTCCGTGGGTTCGCTGGCAAGTTTCGCCGTTTCCGTCGGCCCCAACCGTTCGTAAAGCGCGCGGCTCGCCGCATGCAGGTCAATCAAGGGCGCGTGCTTCTCCGCCGCGACCGCCTTCATCGCCTCGGCGTAGGGCGCAAGCAAATCGACCAGCTTGCCGTCCTCCGTGTAAGTCCGCCGCAACATCGGCGTCACCAGAATGGGAACGCCGCCGGCGGCACGCGTCTCATCCACATACTGCCGCAGATAGTCGCGATAGTCCGTGGCGGCATCGGTCGCCTCGCGGCGTCCCTTGGCATGCGAATCATTGTGTCCAAATTGGATGAGCACGTAGTCGGGCTTCAACGCCAGCGCCCTGGCCCAGCGCCCTTCCGCAATGAACGTCTTGGTGCTGCGCCCGTTGGCCGCCAGGTTGGACACGACCACCGAAGACTTGAAGCGTTCCTGGATGAACATGCCCCAGCCCCGTGCCGGTTTGCTGGCGGCATAGTTGGCGACGGTTGAGTCGCCGACGATCACCAGCCGCAGTGGATGAGCGTTGCCGGAACCCGCTTCCGCCGGGCTGACCAGAGTGGTCAGCCACAAGGCCAGGGCGGCCATGAATGCACGAATGATTGTCATGATTTTGTCGATGCTAACTAAACCGCCGGCTTTCCGGGCGTCACCAAAACTGGCCACCCGTCACCGGGCCGCCACGGTGGCGTGGCCGTCCGCCAGGCCCGCCGCGTGCGCCGTGAGGTTGATTGTTCCCGTCGCCGCCGTGGCCCGAACAATGGCCACACAGCGTCCGCCGTAGGCCTTGCGCTCGTCCGCTTGAAAGGGCTCCGTGCTCAGGCAGTCGCCATTGTCCACCGCGATGATTTTGCCCGGACCGCTCACGTTGAATTGCACGACCTCGTTGGCCGTCGGCACCGGTGTTCCGCTCGCATCCGCCACGACCGCGCGCACGAACACCACATCGTCCCACGCCGGCGAGACGGCAGCGCGATCCGCGACGAGAACCAGTTTCGCCGCCGGGCCGGCCGTGCGCATCACCTGCCTTGCGACATCCGCACCGCCGTTGCGGCCGACAGCCTCGAGTTCACCCGGTTCAAAAGGCACCTTCCACAGGCGCGGCGCGTCGTTCGCCGGCTTTTTCTGCGCGCCCAGCGAACG
The sequence above is drawn from the Verrucomicrobiia bacterium genome and encodes:
- a CDS encoding rhamnogalacturonan acetylesterase; the protein is MTIIRAFMAALALWLTTLVSPAEAGSGNAHPLRLVIVGDSTVANYAASKPARGWGMFIQERFKSSVVVSNLAANGRSTKTFIAEGRWARALALKPDYVLIQFGHNDSHAKGRREATDAATDYRDYLRQYVDETRAAGGVPILVTPMLRRTYTEDGKLVDLLAPYAEAMKAVAAEKHAPLIDLHAASRALYERLGPTETAKLASEPTDKTHFNEHGARAMADLVLQELPKVVPQLAAEMQPGVTGN